One genomic segment of Clostridium saccharoperbutylacetonicum N1-4(HMT) includes these proteins:
- a CDS encoding P-II family nitrogen regulator, with product MYMIRAIIRPEKISTVLSELLDAGFPEVTKMAVYGRGKQKGIKVGEIHYDELPKEMLLIAVKDEDKDDVIKVIMRNARTGEKGAFGDGKIFVAPIEEVYTVSSGKAGL from the coding sequence ATGTATATGATTCGTGCGATAATAAGACCGGAAAAGATTAGTACTGTACTTTCAGAATTATTAGATGCTGGATTTCCAGAAGTAACTAAAATGGCAGTTTACGGAAGAGGAAAACAAAAAGGAATAAAAGTTGGAGAAATCCATTATGATGAACTTCCAAAGGAAATGCTTCTAATTGCAGTTAAAGACGAAGATAAAGATGATGTTATTAAGGTAATAATGAGAAATGCAAGAACAGGAGAAAAAGGTGCATTTGGGGATGGTAAAATATTCGTTGCACCAATTGAAGAAGTATACACTGTAAGTAGTGGAAAAGCAGGATTATAA
- the nifE gene encoding nitrogenase iron-molybdenum cofactor biosynthesis protein NifE, with the protein MEKKISNSLLEEREDFVCFKEGHNKNSMKCDGNSVSGSVSQRACVYCGARVVLNPITDAYHIVHGPIGCASYTWDIRGSLSSGEDLYRNSFSTDLSEQDVIFGGEKKLTAAIEGIMEKHNPKLIFVYATCIVGVIGDDIKAVCKMAEQKYNVPVIPVMAPGFSGNKSKGYKMACNALMNLFSRNVLPKTKGINLLGDFNLAGEIWIVKEYLKKIGIDVVSTITGDASYDKLIKASSASFNVVQCAGSMTYLAKRMEAEMEIPFVKISFVGVEDTKNSLLRIAGLFEDEETLNRAKALIKEEEEKVMPIINLYKENLKGKKAAIYVGGGFKAISLIKQFNELGIDTAMVGTQTGKKEDYEVISSLVKDGTVILDDANPYELEKFMLEQDVDILVGGVKERPLAYKLGVAFCDHNHERKHPLGGFIGAVNFAKEINLSINSPVWKYVKESEENEDS; encoded by the coding sequence ATGGAAAAGAAAATAAGTAATTCACTTCTTGAGGAAAGAGAGGACTTTGTATGTTTTAAGGAAGGCCATAATAAAAACTCTATGAAATGCGATGGCAACAGTGTGTCAGGTTCAGTAAGCCAAAGAGCTTGTGTATATTGTGGAGCGAGAGTAGTTTTAAATCCAATAACAGATGCATATCACATTGTTCATGGACCAATAGGTTGTGCTAGTTATACTTGGGATATAAGAGGAAGTCTTTCGAGCGGTGAAGATTTATATAGAAATAGTTTTTCAACTGATTTAAGTGAACAAGATGTAATTTTTGGTGGAGAAAAGAAATTAACAGCAGCAATAGAAGGAATTATGGAGAAGCATAATCCAAAATTAATTTTTGTTTATGCAACTTGTATTGTTGGAGTCATAGGTGATGACATTAAAGCAGTTTGTAAAATGGCTGAGCAAAAATATAATGTTCCTGTTATACCTGTTATGGCGCCAGGTTTTTCTGGAAATAAGTCTAAAGGTTATAAGATGGCATGTAATGCTCTAATGAATCTTTTTTCAAGAAATGTATTACCTAAGACAAAGGGGATAAATCTTCTTGGTGATTTCAATTTAGCAGGTGAGATTTGGATCGTTAAAGAGTATTTAAAAAAGATTGGCATTGATGTAGTATCAACTATTACTGGAGATGCTAGTTATGACAAGTTAATAAAAGCTAGCAGTGCAAGTTTTAATGTTGTTCAATGTGCAGGTTCCATGACCTATTTAGCAAAAAGAATGGAAGCTGAAATGGAAATTCCTTTCGTTAAGATAAGTTTTGTAGGGGTTGAAGACACTAAAAATTCATTACTAAGAATTGCTGGTTTATTTGAGGATGAAGAGACTTTAAATAGAGCTAAGGCATTGATTAAAGAGGAAGAAGAGAAAGTAATGCCTATAATAAATTTATATAAAGAAAATTTAAAAGGCAAAAAAGCAGCTATATATGTTGGTGGAGGTTTTAAAGCGATTTCTCTAATTAAGCAATTTAATGAATTAGGAATAGATACTGCCATGGTTGGAACTCAAACTGGAAAAAAAGAAGATTATGAAGTTATAAGCAGTTTGGTTAAAGATGGAACAGTTATTTTAGATGATGCAAATCCTTATGAATTGGAAAAATTTATGTTAGAACAAGATGTTGATATTTTAGTAGGAGGAGTAAAAGAGAGGCCTCTTGCTTATAAACTTGGAGTTGCATTTTGTGATCATAATCATGAAAGGAAACATCCATTAGGAGGATTTATAGGAGCAGTTAATTTTGCAAAAGAAATAAATCTTTCAATAAATAGTCCAGTATGGAAGTATGTAAAGGAGAGTGAAGAGAATGAAGATAGCTAA
- a CDS encoding 2Fe-2S ferredoxin encodes MINLKYHIFVCASCRVNGIQKGMCYSKDSVKVVQKFMEEVEDRDLINEVMVTNTGCLGVCNKGPIVVVYPEGTWYGNVTVDDVEKIVEQHIEGGKVVEELVI; translated from the coding sequence ATGATTAATTTAAAGTATCATATTTTTGTTTGTGCAAGCTGCAGGGTTAATGGAATTCAAAAAGGAATGTGTTATTCTAAAGATTCTGTAAAAGTTGTACAAAAATTTATGGAAGAAGTAGAAGACAGAGATCTAATAAACGAAGTAATGGTAACTAATACAGGGTGTTTGGGAGTATGTAATAAAGGTCCTATTGTAGTTGTATATCCTGAAGGAACTTGGTATGGAAATGTAACAGTTGACGATGTAGAAAAAATTGTAGAACAACATATCGAAGGTGGAAAAGTTGTGGAGGAATTAGTTATTTAA
- the nifB gene encoding nitrogenase cofactor biosynthesis protein NifB yields the protein MKIAKESYVNLTVNPCKMCMPMGVATALYGIKNCMTILHGSQGCSTYIRRHMATHYNEPVDIASSSLTEEGTVYGGENNLIKGIENLIKLYNPEVIGIGTTCLAETIGEDVKRLSKIFYEKHPECKVKLIPIQSPGYGGTQFGGYFTALRALVENVEMNSGKNEKVNIVTGPISSADTRHLKEILDDFDIDYILLPDISENLDGGHSKKYNRLPSNGTRIDEIELMAGAKATIELTTFIKEEYSVGSYLEEEFGVKNYRINVPRGLRDTDIFLKVLAEVSGNSIPEKYKRERERYLDAMIDSHKYNAEARIAIFGEPDFVYSCARLAIENGSVPMLISTADVCPGLEASLRKEVDELSNNLFADKCAILDQADFKVIEKYVLEADVNVMLGSSDGRRIEEKHKVPLVRTAFPIHDRIGGQRILSIGYEGSLNLSDQIANVMLAKTESTFREDLYNEYYKEGKIEEEFIENDEAAIKEDKKVELKVLDKEIVAEKTKTHPCFSCSSAHKYARMHLPIAPKCNISCNYCLRKFDCVNESRPGVTTEVLSPEEAFAKYKLVKSQMDNLKVVGIAGPGDALANFDNVKKTLELIREHDPEVTFCLSTNGLMLPFYAQDLIDLGVSHVTITMNAIDPKITAKVYKFVDYLGITYTGEEGAQILLNNQLSGLKYLADRGIMCKVNIVMLKGINDHHIEEVVKKVKDLGASITNIMQMIPVKGSVFENMPLTSNKEIMDLRKKCGEHLEQMYHCKQCRADAIGLLGDDQSQKFNKPIDKVTDEKPLRFAIASKSGIGVDMHFGHATEFIIYEYKNGDVKYIKKRDVEKYCNGKEVCEEEEDKFAKLSKVVYDCAGVICLRIGDEPKKKFKNMGIEVFMTCETIETAVIKAAEAILKGTELKEMLRA from the coding sequence ATGAAGATAGCTAAGGAAAGTTATGTAAATTTAACTGTTAATCCATGTAAAATGTGTATGCCTATGGGCGTTGCTACTGCACTTTATGGAATCAAGAATTGTATGACGATTTTACATGGTTCTCAAGGCTGCAGTACATATATCAGAAGACATATGGCAACACATTATAATGAACCAGTGGATATCGCTTCCTCTTCACTAACTGAAGAAGGAACTGTATATGGAGGAGAAAATAACTTAATTAAAGGAATAGAGAATTTAATTAAATTATATAATCCAGAAGTTATAGGAATAGGAACTACTTGTTTAGCTGAAACCATTGGGGAAGATGTAAAGAGGCTTTCTAAGATATTTTATGAAAAACATCCTGAATGTAAAGTTAAGTTGATTCCAATTCAATCACCAGGTTATGGAGGAACACAATTTGGTGGGTATTTTACAGCATTAAGAGCATTGGTAGAAAACGTAGAAATGAATTCGGGTAAAAATGAAAAAGTTAATATTGTTACTGGACCAATAAGTAGTGCAGATACTAGACATTTAAAAGAAATATTAGATGATTTTGATATTGATTATATTTTGCTTCCGGATATATCTGAAAATTTGGATGGAGGGCATAGTAAAAAGTATAATAGATTGCCAAGCAATGGTACACGTATAGATGAAATTGAACTAATGGCTGGTGCAAAGGCTACTATTGAACTAACTACATTTATTAAAGAAGAATATTCTGTTGGTAGTTATTTAGAAGAAGAATTCGGAGTTAAGAATTATAGAATTAATGTACCAAGAGGTCTTAGAGATACTGATATCTTTTTAAAAGTATTAGCTGAAGTTTCAGGAAATTCAATTCCAGAAAAGTATAAAAGGGAGAGAGAAAGGTATTTAGATGCCATGATTGATTCTCATAAATACAATGCAGAGGCGAGAATAGCCATATTTGGAGAACCAGATTTTGTATACTCTTGTGCAAGATTAGCTATAGAAAATGGATCAGTTCCTATGCTTATTTCAACAGCAGATGTATGTCCAGGACTCGAAGCAAGCTTAAGGAAAGAAGTAGATGAACTTTCAAATAATTTATTTGCTGATAAATGTGCGATTTTAGATCAAGCTGATTTTAAGGTTATAGAAAAGTATGTTTTAGAGGCTGATGTAAATGTAATGCTTGGAAGCTCTGATGGTAGAAGAATAGAAGAAAAACACAAAGTTCCACTAGTTAGAACTGCATTCCCTATTCATGATAGAATTGGTGGGCAAAGAATTTTATCCATTGGATATGAGGGTTCACTTAATTTAAGTGATCAGATAGCTAATGTAATGTTAGCTAAAACAGAATCTACCTTTAGGGAAGATTTATATAATGAATATTATAAAGAAGGAAAAATTGAAGAAGAGTTTATTGAAAATGATGAAGCAGCAATAAAGGAGGATAAAAAAGTGGAATTAAAAGTTTTAGATAAAGAAATAGTAGCAGAAAAAACAAAAACTCATCCCTGCTTCAGTTGCTCATCAGCTCATAAGTATGCAAGAATGCACCTTCCTATAGCGCCAAAGTGTAATATAAGCTGTAATTACTGTTTGAGAAAATTTGATTGTGTTAACGAAAGCAGACCAGGAGTTACAACAGAGGTATTATCTCCAGAAGAAGCTTTTGCAAAATATAAACTTGTGAAATCTCAAATGGATAATTTAAAAGTAGTTGGTATTGCAGGTCCTGGAGATGCACTAGCAAATTTTGATAATGTTAAAAAGACTCTTGAGCTTATAAGAGAACATGATCCAGAAGTTACTTTCTGCTTATCAACAAATGGTTTAATGCTTCCATTTTATGCGCAAGATTTAATTGATCTAGGTGTAAGTCATGTAACAATTACTATGAATGCTATTGATCCTAAGATAACTGCTAAGGTATATAAATTTGTGGATTATTTAGGTATTACTTATACTGGTGAAGAAGGTGCACAAATTCTTTTAAATAATCAATTATCAGGCCTTAAGTATTTAGCGGATAGAGGAATAATGTGCAAAGTTAACATTGTAATGTTAAAGGGAATCAATGACCACCATATAGAAGAGGTAGTTAAAAAAGTTAAAGATTTAGGTGCTTCAATTACCAATATAATGCAAATGATACCTGTAAAGGGAAGTGTATTTGAAAATATGCCTCTTACAAGCAATAAAGAGATAATGGATTTAAGAAAAAAATGTGGTGAACATTTAGAGCAAATGTATCATTGTAAACAATGCAGAGCTGATGCTATAGGACTTCTTGGAGATGATCAATCTCAGAAATTTAATAAACCTATAGATAAGGTTACTGATGAAAAGCCATTAAGATTTGCTATTGCATCAAAGAGTGGAATCGGGGTTGATATGCATTTTGGACATGCCACAGAATTTATTATTTATGAATATAAAAATGGAGATGTAAAATATATAAAAAAAAGAGATGTAGAAAAGTATTGTAATGGAAAAGAAGTTTGTGAGGAAGAAGAAGATAAATTTGCAAAGTTATCTAAAGTTGTTTATGATTGCGCTGGAGTAATATGTCTTAGAATTGGTGATGAACCTAAAAAGAAGTTTAAGAATATGGGAATAGAAGTATTTATGACTTGTGAAACAATTGAAACAGCTGTTATAAAAGCTGCTGAAGCTATTTTAAAGGGAACAGAATTAAAAGAAATGCTAAGAGCCTAG
- the nifK gene encoding nitrogenase molybdenum-iron protein subunit beta, producing the protein MLDLTPKEIKKREAITINPSKTCQPVGAMYAALGVHGCMPHSHGSQGCCSYHRTVLSRHFKEPAIATSSSFSEGACVFGGGSNIKTAVKNIFDMYDPEIIAVHTTCLSETIGDDLNAFIEDISIPDGKRVIYTNTPSYVGSHITGFSNMVKSFVNSLAESTGVKNGKMCVIPGFVNPGDMREVKRLLKLMGVDFTMLPDTTGVLDAPMTGKYEMYPKGGTKIQDIIELGDCEKTLALGSFASEAGASELEKLYKVPYTTLNMPIGIGSTDELIMELSKFSKQQVPYEIEEERGQLVDIMIDSHPYYDKKKVALYGDPDQLIALSKFLLELGMIPKYVITGTPSNVFEKQMKALFDEFGVEGCIAKQNADLFELHQLIKNDTVDLLMGGTHGKYIAKAEDIPLIRIGFPVLDRYVHSYMPNVGYKGAMRLLELMLGALMDRQDRDAKDEDFELVM; encoded by the coding sequence ATGTTAGATTTAACACCAAAGGAAATTAAAAAAAGAGAAGCCATTACTATTAATCCTAGTAAAACATGTCAACCAGTTGGTGCTATGTATGCAGCTCTCGGTGTTCATGGATGTATGCCACATAGTCATGGTTCACAAGGATGTTGTTCATATCATAGAACAGTTTTATCTAGACACTTTAAGGAACCAGCTATAGCAACAAGTTCATCATTTAGTGAAGGTGCTTGCGTATTTGGTGGAGGAAGTAATATTAAAACTGCTGTAAAAAATATCTTTGATATGTATGATCCAGAAATAATAGCTGTTCACACTACATGTTTATCAGAAACTATAGGTGATGACTTAAATGCATTTATTGAAGATATAAGTATTCCAGATGGAAAACGCGTAATATATACTAATACTCCAAGTTATGTTGGATCACATATTACAGGGTTCTCTAACATGGTTAAAAGCTTTGTTAATAGTTTAGCTGAATCAACAGGAGTAAAGAATGGTAAAATGTGCGTAATTCCTGGATTTGTTAATCCTGGCGATATGCGTGAAGTAAAGAGATTACTAAAACTTATGGGTGTGGATTTCACAATGTTACCGGACACAACTGGAGTTTTAGATGCTCCAATGACTGGGAAATATGAAATGTATCCAAAGGGTGGTACAAAGATTCAAGATATTATCGAATTAGGCGATTGTGAAAAAACATTAGCACTTGGAAGTTTTGCGTCAGAAGCAGGTGCATCTGAACTTGAAAAATTATATAAAGTTCCTTATACAACTTTAAACATGCCAATAGGTATTGGTTCTACAGACGAATTGATTATGGAATTAAGCAAATTTAGCAAACAACAAGTCCCATATGAAATCGAAGAAGAAAGAGGACAATTAGTTGATATAATGATAGATTCTCATCCGTATTATGATAAGAAGAAAGTGGCTTTATATGGAGATCCAGATCAACTTATAGCTTTATCTAAATTCTTATTAGAGCTTGGAATGATTCCTAAGTATGTAATTACAGGAACTCCATCAAATGTATTTGAAAAACAAATGAAAGCATTATTTGATGAATTTGGCGTTGAAGGATGTATCGCAAAACAAAATGCTGACCTTTTCGAATTACATCAATTAATAAAGAACGATACAGTTGATTTGCTAATGGGTGGAACTCATGGTAAATACATAGCTAAAGCTGAAGATATCCCACTAATAAGAATTGGATTCCCAGTGTTAGACAGATATGTACATTCATATATGCCAAATGTTGGATATAAGGGTGCTATGAGATTGTTAGAACTAATGCTTGGAGCTCTAATGGATAGACAAGATAGAGACGCAAAAGATGAAGACTTTGAGTTAGTAATGTAG
- a CDS encoding nitrogenase component I subunit alpha: MSKVDSVLDKYSAKVYKNRKKHMLELEQETQEIDANRRTIPGVMTHRGCCYAGCKGVVLGPLKDIVVLTHGPIGCGYYSWGTRRNKALPQKGDGSFIQYCFTTNLSDSDIVFGGEKKLKQAIKEIVDIFNPKAIFICSTCPVGLIGDDLPAVANETKELYGIECISFPCEGYKGVSQSAGHHIANNKLIKSVIGTTAYTPKTHSVNILGEYNIGGDAWEIERVLKKIGYEVISIMTGDCSIDDLRKAHTADLNLVQCHRSINYIAEMMKIQYGTAWIKVDFIGVDCTVRTLRDIAKFFNDPVFTERTEAVIAEELEDIKADMEYYRGKLTGKKAGLYVGGSRSHHYQMLLNDLGVETLVAGFEFAHRDDYEGREVIPTIIEDADLKNIEVLEVEKIPEKYKTVKTDEELEELKKEIVNFEYYPGMMRDMKKGTVVVDDLNHFETEEFIKQLKLDMFFSGIKDKYGIQKGGVLSRQLHSYDYSGPYAGFNGAVNFGRDVTMSLYTPAWGFTVAPWKTESILEGTFGGEV, from the coding sequence ATGAGTAAAGTAGATAGTGTTTTAGACAAATATAGTGCTAAAGTCTACAAGAATAGAAAGAAACATATGTTAGAACTTGAGCAAGAAACTCAAGAAATAGATGCAAATAGAAGAACCATACCAGGAGTTATGACACATAGAGGATGTTGTTATGCAGGGTGTAAAGGTGTTGTTCTTGGACCATTAAAGGATATCGTTGTTTTAACTCATGGACCAATAGGATGTGGATATTATTCATGGGGAACAAGAAGAAATAAGGCTCTACCACAAAAAGGTGATGGAAGTTTCATTCAATATTGTTTTACTACAAATTTAAGTGATAGTGATATAGTATTTGGTGGAGAAAAGAAATTAAAACAAGCAATTAAAGAAATTGTTGATATATTTAATCCAAAAGCTATATTCATATGTTCAACATGTCCAGTTGGATTAATTGGCGATGACCTTCCAGCTGTTGCAAATGAAACTAAAGAATTGTATGGAATTGAATGTATATCATTCCCTTGTGAAGGATATAAAGGTGTATCACAATCAGCTGGTCATCATATTGCAAATAACAAGCTGATAAAATCTGTAATTGGAACAACAGCTTATACACCTAAAACTCACTCTGTTAATATTCTTGGGGAATATAACATAGGTGGTGACGCTTGGGAAATAGAAAGAGTTCTTAAGAAAATAGGCTATGAAGTAATATCTATCATGACTGGTGATTGTAGTATTGATGATCTACGTAAAGCCCACACTGCAGATTTAAATCTAGTTCAATGTCACCGTTCAATTAATTATATCGCAGAAATGATGAAAATTCAATATGGAACTGCATGGATAAAAGTGGATTTCATAGGTGTTGATTGTACAGTTAGAACTTTAAGAGACATTGCGAAATTCTTTAATGATCCAGTATTCACAGAAAGAACAGAAGCTGTTATAGCTGAAGAACTTGAAGATATTAAAGCTGATATGGAATATTATAGAGGTAAATTAACTGGTAAGAAAGCAGGATTATATGTTGGAGGTTCAAGATCTCACCATTATCAAATGCTTTTAAATGATTTAGGAGTGGAAACCTTAGTTGCTGGATTTGAATTTGCACATAGAGACGATTATGAAGGTAGAGAAGTAATACCAACTATTATTGAAGATGCTGACTTAAAGAATATTGAAGTATTAGAAGTTGAAAAAATTCCAGAAAAATATAAAACTGTAAAAACAGATGAAGAATTAGAAGAATTAAAGAAAGAAATTGTTAATTTCGAATACTATCCAGGTATGATGCGTGATATGAAAAAGGGAACAGTTGTAGTTGATGATTTAAATCACTTTGAAACTGAAGAATTCATTAAACAGTTGAAGCTTGATATGTTCTTCTCAGGTATTAAGGATAAGTACGGAATTCAAAAAGGCGGAGTATTATCTAGACAATTACACTCTTATGATTATAGCGGACCTTATGCAGGATTCAATGGTGCTGTAAATTTCGGTAGAGATGTAACTATGAGTTTATATACTCCAGCATGGGGATTCACAGTAGCTCCATGGAAGACAGAATCTATACTAGAAGGAACATTTGGAGGTGAAGTATAA
- a CDS encoding P-II family nitrogen regulator: MKEVMCIIRLNKVNKTKEALAEAGFPSITCRKVLGRGKKSIDKALLEAYMEAGEVPASSYGENLSERGRLIPKRLITLVVKDDEVKNVVDTVISVNSTGTPGDGKIFVLPVEETYRVRDGKAGEEAI; this comes from the coding sequence ATGAAAGAAGTTATGTGTATTATTCGTTTGAATAAAGTAAATAAAACTAAAGAAGCACTTGCAGAAGCTGGTTTCCCATCAATTACTTGCAGAAAAGTACTTGGAAGAGGTAAAAAATCGATTGATAAGGCTTTGCTTGAAGCTTATATGGAAGCAGGTGAAGTACCAGCATCTTCATATGGTGAAAACTTATCAGAAAGAGGTAGATTGATACCTAAAAGATTAATTACTTTAGTAGTAAAAGATGATGAAGTTAAAAATGTAGTGGATACTGTAATAAGTGTAAATTCAACTGGAACGCCAGGAGATGGAAAAATATTTGTATTACCAGTTGAAGAAACATATAGAGTTAGAGATGGAAAAGCAGGAGAAGAAGCAATTTAA